The Candidatus Rokuibacteriota bacterium genome includes a region encoding these proteins:
- a CDS encoding ParB/RepB/Spo0J family partition protein: protein MTRRGLGRGLGTLLSPAAGEPGRFLDIPVDAIQPNPNQPRKSFDSNSLNELIASVKQTGVLQPVVVRHSDNGYQIVVGERRWRAARLAGLKTIPAVIRDASDSECLELALVENLLREDLNPMEEAEAYERLLAEFQWTQEELAQRVGKDRSSIANCLRLLKLPGLIQEDLRAGRLTMGHARALLALSSPVEQLKLREEILAHSWSVRTTEEGVQRSQIRRRAPRRSPELTALEEALRESLATRVRIVGSDQRGRIEVGYASREELERLVEQITRKPM from the coding sequence ATGACTAGACGGGGGTTGGGTCGAGGGCTGGGGACGCTGCTGTCGCCGGCAGCGGGCGAGCCGGGCCGGTTTCTGGACATCCCGGTCGACGCCATCCAGCCCAATCCGAATCAACCAAGAAAGTCCTTTGATTCCAATAGTTTAAACGAGCTTATCGCCTCGGTGAAGCAGACCGGCGTGCTCCAGCCCGTCGTCGTTCGTCACTCCGATAACGGCTACCAGATCGTGGTCGGGGAGCGACGCTGGCGCGCCGCCCGGCTCGCCGGGCTCAAGACGATTCCCGCGGTCATCCGAGACGCGAGCGACTCCGAGTGCCTCGAGCTGGCCCTGGTCGAGAACCTCCTCCGCGAGGACCTGAATCCGATGGAGGAGGCCGAGGCCTACGAGCGGCTCCTGGCCGAGTTCCAGTGGACCCAGGAGGAGCTGGCGCAGCGGGTCGGGAAGGATCGAAGCTCCATCGCCAACTGCCTTCGCCTCCTGAAGCTCCCCGGGCTGATCCAGGAGGACCTCAGGGCCGGACGGCTGACCATGGGGCACGCCCGCGCCCTTCTCGCGCTCTCGTCGCCGGTGGAGCAGCTCAAGCTGCGCGAGGAGATTCTCGCGCACTCGTGGTCGGTGAGGACCACCGAGGAGGGTGTTCAGCGCAGCCAGATCCGGAGGCGAGCCCCGCGCCGCTCGCCCGAGCTGACCGCCCTGGAGGAGGCCCTGCGCGAGAGCCTCGCTACGCGCGTCCGAATTGTCGGTAGCGACCAGCGCGGCAGGATCGAGGTCGGGTACGCCTCGCGCGAGGAGCTCGAGCGGCTGGTCGAGCAGATCACGCGGAAACCGATGTAG